From the genome of Acidaminococcus sp.:
AAAAAGGTGTTTACTATGAACAATTTAGTAAAATATCGTTTAAAACATATTGGAATTAACTGTAAGAACGAAAAAGAAGCAAGAAAAATGGTTACTTTGCTTTGCTCGCTTTTCAATATGGAACCAGGTCCGGAGAATGAGTCTCACATTTTTGTATCTAACTGTTTTGAAGTTATGAAGCATGATAAGATTGGAAAATATGGACATATAGCACTTCAGACAGACGATGTTGAGCTTGCAATGAAGGATTTAGCGGCAAAAGGAATTCATTTTCAAGAGGATACAATTCGCCGTGATCGGGAAGGAAAGA
Proteins encoded in this window:
- a CDS encoding glyoxalase/bleomycin resistance/dioxygenase family protein → MNNLVKYRLKHIGINCKNEKEARKMVTLLCSLFNMEPGPENESHIFVSNCFEVMKHDKIGKYGHIALQTDDVELAMKDLAAKGIHFQEDTIRRDREGKIIFIYLKEDIGGFSFHLTI